In a genomic window of Candidatus Hydrogenedentota bacterium:
- the trmD gene encoding tRNA (guanosine(37)-N1)-methyltransferase TrmD produces the protein MRIDVITLFPELFEAPLRASLLGKAVEKGLLTVQCTNPRDFATDKHRTVDDAPFGGGPGMVMKCEPLFAAVESLRGTNSCERVILLSPRGRRLTQDIVRELAQQPDLVLVCARYEGVDERVSQALCTDEISIGDYVLSGGELPALTIIEAVSRMVPGVVGDFESVETDSFYDGILGAPQYTRPPEFRGMEVPAVLREGNHAAIRRWRRIEALRATKKRRPDLLVNVKDEDRKLLKDIENEY, from the coding sequence ATGCGCATTGACGTCATCACGCTGTTCCCGGAACTGTTCGAGGCGCCGCTTCGCGCGAGCCTGCTCGGCAAAGCCGTCGAGAAGGGCCTGCTGACCGTGCAGTGTACGAACCCTCGCGATTTCGCGACGGACAAGCACCGCACCGTCGACGACGCGCCCTTCGGCGGCGGGCCCGGCATGGTGATGAAGTGCGAACCGCTGTTCGCGGCCGTCGAAAGCCTGCGCGGGACAAATTCGTGCGAACGCGTGATCTTGCTGTCGCCGCGAGGACGCCGCCTCACGCAGGACATCGTGCGCGAGTTGGCGCAGCAGCCGGACCTCGTCCTGGTCTGCGCGCGTTACGAGGGCGTGGACGAGCGCGTCAGCCAGGCGCTGTGTACCGACGAGATATCGATCGGTGACTACGTCCTGAGCGGCGGCGAACTGCCGGCATTGACGATCATCGAAGCCGTCAGCCGGATGGTCCCCGGCGTGGTCGGCGATTTCGAGTCCGTCGAGACCGATTCGTTTTACGACGGAATACTCGGCGCGCCGCAGTACACGCGGCCCCCCGAGTTTCGCGGCATGGAGGTGCCGGCGGTATTGCGCGAGGGCAACCACGCGGCAATCCGCCGGTGGCGCAGAATCGAGGCGCTGCGCGCGACGAAAAAAAGACGGCCGGATTTGTTGGTAAACGTGAAGGACGAAGACCGGAAACTACTAAAAGATATCGAAAACGAATACTGA
- a CDS encoding KH domain-containing protein: MSAQPKELVEFVAKKLVDHPEDVNVRVIENDEGQTIELRVNPEDMGKVIGRGGKTAKAIRSLLMSASTKANMRAVLQIVE; encoded by the coding sequence ATGTCAGCACAACCGAAAGAACTCGTCGAGTTCGTCGCAAAAAAACTCGTCGATCATCCCGAGGACGTCAACGTCCGCGTGATCGAAAACGACGAAGGCCAAACGATCGAACTGCGCGTGAACCCCGAAGATATGGGCAAGGTGATTGGCCGCGGCGGCAAAACCGCAAAGGCAATCCGCTCGCTGCTAATGTCCGCGTCGACGAAAGCGAACATGCGCGCGGTGCTGCAGATCGTCGAGTGA